One genomic segment of Erythrolamprus reginae isolate rEryReg1 chromosome 2, rEryReg1.hap1, whole genome shotgun sequence includes these proteins:
- the LOC139159991 gene encoding zinc finger protein 84-like isoform X1 has product MKHQSIHTGGKPFESPDHGEGFSHNSLLVRHKRTHTGEKRFECRACGKGFSCNSHLVIHQRTHTGEKPFECPDCGKSFSQSSSLVQHQRIHTGEKPFECPVCGKSFRHNSHLMRHQRTHTGEKLFECPDCGKCFSRNSYLVIHQRTHTGEKPFECPLCGKSFSQNSSLVQHQRTHTGEKPFECPECGKGFSQNSSLVQHQRIHTGEKTFECPACGKSFRHNSHLVEHQRTHTGEKPFECPDCGKSFSRNSSLSLHQRTHTGEKPFKCPDCGKSFSDNSSVVTHQRTHTGDKPFECPDCGKGFSQSSSLVKHHRTHTGEKPFDCLDCGKSFSDSSSLLKHQRIHSGEKPFKCPDCGKSFSDSSSLVTHQRTHTGEKPFECPDCGKSFSQSSSLVKHQRTHTGEKPFECLGCGKSYSDSSSLVIHQRTHTGEKPFECPDCGKSFIQSSSLVKHQRTHTGEKPFECLDCGKCFSDSSSLVRHQRTHTGEKPL; this is encoded by the coding sequence ATGAAACACCAGAGTATTCACACAGGAGGGAAACCCTTTGAATCTCCTGACCATGGGgaaggttttagtcataattccctCCTGGTgagacacaagaggactcacacaggagagaaacgaTTTGAATGTCGTGCTTGCGGGAAAGGTTTCAGTTGTAATTCCCATCTCgtaatacaccagaggactcacacaggagagaaaccctttgaatgtcctgactgtgggaaaagttttagtcagagttccagcctggtgcaacaccagaggattcacacaggagaaaaaccctttgaatgtcctgtctgtgggaaaagttttagacaTAATTCCCACCtgatgagacaccagaggactcacacaggagagaaactctttgaatgtcctgattgtgggaaatgtttcagtcgtaATTCCTATcttgtgatacaccagaggactcacacaggagagaaaccctttgaatgtcctttatgtgggaaaagtttcagtcagaattccagcctggtgcaacaccagaggactcatacaggagagaaaccctttgaatgtcctgaatgtgggaaaggttttagtcagaattccagcctggtgcaacaccagagaattcatacaggagagaaaacctttgaatgtcctgcctgtgggaaaagttttagacaTAATTCCCAcctggtggaacaccagaggactcatacaggagagaaaccctttgaatgtcctgactgtgggaaaagttttagtcgtaaTTCCAGCCTTTCgttacatcagaggactcacacaggagagaaaccctttaaatgtcctgactgtgggaaaagttttagtgataattccagtgtggtgacacaccagaggacccacacaggagacaaaccctttgaatgtcctgactgtgggaaaggttttagtcagagttccagcctggtgaaacatcataggactcacacaggagagaagccctttgactgtcttgactgtgggaaaagttttagtgatagttccagcCTTTTAAAACATCAAAGGAttcactcaggagagaaaccctttaaatgtcctgactgtgggaaaagttttagtgatagttccagcctggtgacacaccagaggactcatacaggcgagaaaccctttgaatgtcctgactgtgggaaaagttttagtcagagttccagcctggtgaaacaccagaggacccacactggagagaaaccctttgaatgtcttggcTGTGGGAAAAGTTATAGTGATAGTTCtagcctggtgatacaccagaggactcacacaggagagaaaccctttgaatgtcctgactgtgggaaaagttttattcagagttccagcctggtgaaacaccagaggactcacacaggagagaaaccctttgaatgtcttgactgCGGCAAAtgttttagtgatagttccagcctagtgagacaccagaggactcacacaggagaaaaacccctttga